The following nucleotide sequence is from Catonella massiliensis.
ACCAGGCTTAGTATATGCCGGATATTTAAAGCGTTGTCAAATGATTTGGCACACGAAGCCTTATAATATAGATTAGTCATCAGTTGGAGGGACTATGGATAACGAGAAGAAATTAGTTGTTGTGGCACTTGGAAGAAATGCGTTTGGGAAAACAATCCCTAAGCAGAAAGAGAATGTAAGGCTTGCTGCGGAGAGGATAGCTGAGATTGTGGAAGCCGGCTACAGGGTTGTAGTTACACATAGTAACGGGGAGCAGATAGGTATGCTTCATACGGCAATGACTGAGTATTCAAGGCTTGAGCCGGAGTTTTCGGTTGCTCCTATGTCGGTCTGCGGCGCTCTAAGCCAGGGCTATATTGGTTATGACTTACAAAATAGTATCAGAGAAGAGCTGCTTAACAGAGGTATATACAAGACTGTATGCACTATTATAACTCAGGTAAGAGTTGACCCTTTTGATAAGGCATTTACCAATCCTACCAAGGTTATAGGCAGGTATATGAACCGTGAGGAGGCTGATGCAGAGATAAACAAGGGTAACTTTGTGGTAGAAGAGGAAAAGGGATTTAGAAGAGTTATTCCTTCTCCACGCCCTATCGACATCTATGAAATAGATGCTATCAGGACTCTTTCTGAGGCTGACCAGGTGGTTATAGCCTGTGGTGGCGGCGGTATTCCGGTTATGCAGCAGGGAACTGCCCTAAAGGGTGCAAGTGCTATTATAGAAAAGGATTTTACTGCGGCCAGGCTTGGAGAAATGCTTGGCGCTGATGAAATCATCTTCCTTACCAACAAGGATAATCTGATTGTCCATAAGGGAAGCCCTGATGAGATGCCGCTATCTGAGATTACTATCAGTGAGGCAAGAAAGTATATGGAAGAGGGCAACTTCGAGCCGGGACTGGACCTTGCTAAGATAGAGGCGGCAGTCGAATTCGTTGCTACAGGAAAAGGCAAAAGAGCTATAATCACATCAATGGACAAAGTTCTCCTTGGAATCAAGGGAAGAGCAGGAACTATAATATGCGGAAATGATAATTAAATGAATAAAACATCCGGTCTAATCAGCTGATAAAGACCGGATGTTTTTTAATAAATCAATGAAGGTCATCAATTTGCAAATTAACATCTTTAGCTACCGCATTGGCATCGGTATTGCATTTGGTAAGAACCTTTTTTATATCATTTCCTCTTGCAATAGCTTGAAGAGCACTGCTCCAAAGGGAGCGTACCTTTGTCCAACCGGGAGTGACCTGATAATAATCTCCCATAGAAGGCATAAAATCAGTTAAAAACATATGCATTTTCTCACCAATATCAGTATTATCATAAAGTCCCTTAAGCTCTTTGTGAACTGGAAACGCACGGCTTGCCTTTACAGCCTTTCTTACACCGCTTGGATCATTTGCCATATAGTCAATAAAGATTTTAGCTGCCCTTATCTTGTTTTCATCTTTGTTATTGAAGATACCAAATCCCCATATTCCACTTGAAAGCTTGGATATACCATTTGGAGAAGGGAACTTCATTGGGATAATTTCATCATCTGTATTAACCTTACTATCTGTTGACACGCTGGAATCAAGCTGCATAGATGGATTCCAGCAAATGCTCATGGCAAGTTCACTCTGACGGAATCTTGCATTTTCACCAAGGCTATCCAGCTGAGGGTCGATATTAATGCCATTACAGGAAGTAAGCTCTGTAAGAGCCTTAATGTTATTTGCAGAGTTGATGGTATACTGCCTGTGCGTTTTATCTGTAAAGGAACCATCATAAAGATTGGTAACAAATGCACGTGTACCCTGGTCTCCGCTCTGGCTTGCGCAGTAAATGCTTAGGACATCATCGTGGCCTGAATTATATATAGCATTTACAGCCTTAAAAAAGTTCTCCGTTGTCCAACTGTGATTAGTAAGATTGACATATTGGAGTGCATTTGCCTCTGCAAAAATACGTTTGTTTATTGCCATACAGTGTGTCACAACGCAGAGAGGGTATTCGTAGTACTTTCCATCATTAGAACGACAGGCGTAAGTGACGTTATCATAGATGTCTTTTGAGGCGTCAGTATACATATCACTGAGGTCGACCATAAGACCTCTCGCACCCCAGTTGGCTACAAGCCTTTCGGGCCCCTCAAGTACAATATCCGGGGTTCTTCCGTATCTTATAGCCTCTTCTATCTCTCTGTCACCTGTATTGTAGAATAAGTACTTTACTTTTACCTTGATTTCAGGGTGAGATGCAGTAAAATCATTAATAAGCTTGGTTACAGTCTCTTCATTACCCCAATCACCGACAGGATAAGTCCACAATTCTATCTCAGCCTCATCTACTATAGGCCTTGCTACATTACGTGAACAAGACGTAGTGGAAAGGAGGACACAAAAAATGAGAGACAGACATAACAAAGTTTTCTTTTTCATATAATCTACCACACTATCTATCATTATTTAAACCTATAGTTAAGTATAACAATGTAGAATGCTTTTTTCAAGATTTAAAGTATTGAAGGTCAAAAAAGGTTCTGATAAAATACTATATAAAGTCGTATCAAAGGAAAGGAAATGATTATGGATAAATACGTAGAAGCCTCTAGAAGGCTGATTGATTTTTTGGACAGTAACCCAAGTCCGTTTCATGTAGTAAATGCTTTGTCTAAAATGTATGAGAAGGCAGGGTTTAAGAGACTTTGCGAGAAAGACAAATTTGATGTGGTTAAAGGCGGTGATTACTATGTAACCAGAAATAACTCTGCCATCATAGCCTTTAGAGTACCAAAGGCAGACTTTAAGGGCTTTAATATAACCTCTGCACACAGTGATTCTCCTACATTTAAGATAAAGGCTAATGCAGAGATAAATGTAGAAAAGAACTTTGTAAAATTAAATGTCGAAAAATACGGTGGGATGCTTATGGCACCTTGGTTTGACAGACCTCTTGGAATAGCAGGCAGGGTAATGGTAAAGAATGGCAAGAAGATTGAGGAGAGACTTCTTCATATAGATAGAGATATTGTCATGATGCCAAACCTTGCTATTCATATGAACCGTGAGGCAAATGAGGGATATAAGTATAATGCTCAAATTGACACCCAGCCTATATTTGCAGAGATTGGTTCAAATGTCACCCTTTATGATATTGTGGCAAAAGAACTTGGCATTGCTAAGGAAGACATACTAGATACAGACCTTTTCTTATCAAACAGGGTTAAAGGTACTCTTTGGGGAGCTGATAATGAGTTTATAGCTGCAGGCAGGCTCGATGACCTTCAGTGCGCATTTGCAGGAGCTGAAAGCATAGTAGAAGCCAAAAACAAGAATAATATAGTAGTTCACTCGGTATTTGACAATGAAGAGGTAGGCTCAGGAACCAAGCAGGGGGCGGCTTCTACCTTCCTTAAGGATGTGCTCATACGTGTAAACAAGGCTCTTGGCGGGGATGAGGAAAGTTATCATCAGGCTGTGGCAAGGAGCTTTATGGTATCAGCTGACAATGCCCATTCTGTACATCCAAACTATACAGAAAAGGCTGACCCTTGCAACAGGCCTGTTGTTAACAAGGGAGTGGTTATCAAGTACAATGCTAACCAGAAATATACCACAGATGCAGTGTCGGGAGCTGTATTTAGAGAAATCTGCGCCGAGGCAAAGGTGCCTGTTCAGACCTTTGTCAACCGTTCAGATGCCGCAGGAGGCTCTACCCTTGGTAATATATCCAATACCCAGGTATCGCTCAATGCGGTAGACATAGGCATGGCACAGTGGGCTATGCATTCTCCTTATGAGAGCGGCGGCGTAAAGGATACCTACTATCTTGAGGCTGCCATGAAGCAGTT
It contains:
- the arcC gene encoding carbamate kinase produces the protein MDNEKKLVVVALGRNAFGKTIPKQKENVRLAAERIAEIVEAGYRVVVTHSNGEQIGMLHTAMTEYSRLEPEFSVAPMSVCGALSQGYIGYDLQNSIREELLNRGIYKTVCTIITQVRVDPFDKAFTNPTKVIGRYMNREEADAEINKGNFVVEEEKGFRRVIPSPRPIDIYEIDAIRTLSEADQVVIACGGGGIPVMQQGTALKGASAIIEKDFTAARLGEMLGADEIIFLTNKDNLIVHKGSPDEMPLSEITISEARKYMEEGNFEPGLDLAKIEAAVEFVATGKGKRAIITSMDKVLLGIKGRAGTIICGNDN
- a CDS encoding ABC transporter substrate-binding protein, translated to MKKKTLLCLSLIFCVLLSTTSCSRNVARPIVDEAEIELWTYPVGDWGNEETVTKLINDFTASHPEIKVKVKYLFYNTGDREIEEAIRYGRTPDIVLEGPERLVANWGARGLMVDLSDMYTDASKDIYDNVTYACRSNDGKYYEYPLCVVTHCMAINKRIFAEANALQYVNLTNHSWTTENFFKAVNAIYNSGHDDVLSIYCASQSGDQGTRAFVTNLYDGSFTDKTHRQYTINSANNIKALTELTSCNGINIDPQLDSLGENARFRQSELAMSICWNPSMQLDSSVSTDSKVNTDDEIIPMKFPSPNGISKLSSGIWGFGIFNNKDENKIRAAKIFIDYMANDPSGVRKAVKASRAFPVHKELKGLYDNTDIGEKMHMFLTDFMPSMGDYYQVTPGWTKVRSLWSSALQAIARGNDIKKVLTKCNTDANAVAKDVNLQIDDLH
- a CDS encoding M18 family aminopeptidase, giving the protein MDKYVEASRRLIDFLDSNPSPFHVVNALSKMYEKAGFKRLCEKDKFDVVKGGDYYVTRNNSAIIAFRVPKADFKGFNITSAHSDSPTFKIKANAEINVEKNFVKLNVEKYGGMLMAPWFDRPLGIAGRVMVKNGKKIEERLLHIDRDIVMMPNLAIHMNREANEGYKYNAQIDTQPIFAEIGSNVTLYDIVAKELGIAKEDILDTDLFLSNRVKGTLWGADNEFIAAGRLDDLQCAFAGAESIVEAKNKNNIVVHSVFDNEEVGSGTKQGAASTFLKDVLIRVNKALGGDEESYHQAVARSFMVSADNAHSVHPNYTEKADPCNRPVVNKGVVIKYNANQKYTTDAVSGAVFREICAEAKVPVQTFVNRSDAAGGSTLGNISNTQVSLNAVDIGMAQWAMHSPYESGGVKDTYYLEAAMKQFFKTDISARLA